The following nucleotide sequence is from bacterium.
AGAGGGGGCTATTATCAGATATATAGAAGAGACAAAAGAGGTAGTAGGTTTGACGCTTATCGGGATGAAAGAAAGGGTGTTAAGCACTCTATACTGACACTATTGAATTTTTGTTGCAGAGATATTTTAATTGTAACCGTATTTTTTTTGAAAACCCGAAGGCTCTCAGAGACCCTTGCGCACATCGGTTTACCTTCACATAGCGATTATTGGATGCGGCGTTTGACTTGTGCGAGCGGCTGGAAGAAGCGAATTATCGCCGGGGCTGTCCTGTGCAGAGCAAAGGCTCTCCCTGGGGCGGGGCACACCTCATCAGGCGGTTAGAAACCGCCGTCAGGCAATCCGCTGCAAGATTTCCCCACGGCGACGAAAGGAATGACAATCAATGACAAACAAACCCAATCGTAACGACCCCTGCTGGTGTGGCAGCGGCAAGAAGTACAAGAACTGCCACTTGTGCGAGGATGAGGCGAAGGCGGCGCAAGCTGCACTTGCCAAACAGCCTCCACCACCGCCGAAGCGTTCGCCCGAACAACTGGAAGCCGACGCGCGGCACGAAGACACGAAGGGGAAAAGAGGTTGAAATGCAAAAAATCCCACCTCATTTTGAACCCATTTCCATCCACTCAAAAGTAGATAATCCTCTTGGATTTCTCGTAACTACTCAAAACTAAGTTAAGCAGTTAGTTGGGAGACAAAGCAAAATTCCCTCTCCCTTGAGGGGAGAGGGATAGAGTGAGGGTGAAATTGGCGGGCAATATTATTATTCTTGCTAAAAACCTTAGAAAAAGAGCTACCACCCTCCCCTAACCCCTCCCATCAAGGGA
It contains:
- a CDS encoding SEC-C metal-binding domain-containing protein, whose translation is MTNKPNRNDPCWCGSGKKYKNCHLCEDEAKAAQAALAKQPPPPPKRSPEQLEADARHEDTKGKRG